In the genome of Anas platyrhynchos isolate ZD024472 breed Pekin duck chromosome 21, IASCAAS_PekinDuck_T2T, whole genome shotgun sequence, one region contains:
- the LOC119713019 gene encoding LOW QUALITY PROTEIN: tyrosine-protein phosphatase non-receptor type substrate 1-like (The sequence of the model RefSeq protein was modified relative to this genomic sequence to represent the inferred CDS: deleted 1 base in 1 codon), with protein MAAVTQALPLACLLLLLLGSAPGIDAQAGQGFQLQQPQKEVSVIAGEKVTLSCTVTAGGPLGPVKWLKGWGSGSETIYDQKDPSSWGKRVVYESNTDFTILIRDVEPKKAGTYYCVKFRKIATGDELYRRGNGTEVVVQARPSNPTVSGPSDRVEPGKMASFTCKSGGFFPSDISVKWFKDRTPIQSQMPSVTPGPSKFTYNMSSTVTVTLQKDDIRSELTCQVRHTTLTAPLMRSYHLSQILRVPPKVVLEPPGPVGLNETVSFTCDVQGFYPGSVTVTWLENGKEMNTGSTPGPIETPEGLFELRSTVSVQAVPEKNGSVFTCRVLHEGQELLSRNATLWVAASGQKESNSPYTNGAHLLSSPGLWLCMPLEKAILGLVLFFLFKRWQA; from the exons ATGGCTGCGGTGACACAGGCGCTGCCTcttgcctgcctgctgctgctgctgctgggcagtgcCCCGG GTATTGATGCCCAGGCGGGTCAGGGCTTTCAGCTGCAACAGCCCCAGAAGGAGGTGTCAGTGATTGCGGGGGAGAAAGTGACCCTGAGCTGCACCGTGACTGCAGGGGGTCCCCTTGGCCCTGTGAAGTGGCTGAAGGGCTGGGGCAGTGGCAGTGAGACCATTTATGACCAAAAAGACCCCTCATCCTGGGGGAAGAGGGTAGTATATGAGTCCAACACAGACTTCACCATCCTCATCAGGGACGTCGAG CCCAAAAAAGCCGGCACCTATTACTGTGTGAAGTTTCGCAAAATAGCAACTGGTGATGAGTTGTATCGGCGTGGCAATGGCACGGAGGTGGTGGTGCAGG CCAGACCCTCCAACCCCACTGTGTCCGGGCCCAGTGACCGCGTGGAGCCGGGGAAGATGGCATCCTTCACCTGCAAGTCTGGGGGGTTCTTCCCCAGTGATATCAGTGTGAAGTGGTTCAAGGACAGGACCCCGATTCAGTCTCAGATGCCCAGTGTTACCCCTGGGCCATCAAAATTCACCTACAACATGTCCAGCACCGTGACGGTGACGCTGCAGAAGGACGACATCCGCTCAGAGCTCACCTGCCAGGTGCGGCACACCACGCTGACGGCCCCGCTGATGAGGAGTTACCATCTGAGCCAGATCCTGCGAG TTCCCCCCAAAGTGGTCCTGGAGCCTCCGGGCCCCGTGGGGCTGAACGAGACGGTGAGCTTCACCTGCGACGTGCAGGGCTTCTACCCGGGAAGCGTGACCGTCACCTGGCTGGAGAATGGGAAGGAGATGAACACGGGGAGCACCCCCGGGCCTATTGAGACCCCCGAGGGCTTGTTCGAGCTGAGGAGCACGGTGTCAGTGCAAGCCGTGCCGGAGAAGAACGGCTCCGTGTTCACCTGCCGGGTGCTGCACGAGGGCCAGGAACTCCTGAGCAGGAATGCCACGCTGTGGGTCGCCGCCTCAGGCCAGAAGGAATCCAACTCCCCCTACACAAATG GTGCCCATCTCCTGTCCAGCCCCGGCCTGTGGCTCTGCATGCCGCTTGAGAAGGCGATCCTCGGCCTCgtgctcttcttcctcttcaagcGCTGGCAGGCCTGA